One window from the genome of Amphiprion ocellaris isolate individual 3 ecotype Okinawa chromosome 23, ASM2253959v1, whole genome shotgun sequence encodes:
- the LOC111575616 gene encoding H-2 class II histocompatibility antigen, E-S beta chain-like isoform X2, giving the protein MASSSVSFLLLFITVHTADGFMHYYTARCVFNSTELKDMEYIYSFYYNKLELIRFSSSLGKFVGYTEFGVKNAEMWNKDPARLSRERAQKETYCHPNTEIWYQNVLSKSVPPYVVLHSTAPPPKHHPAMLVCSVYDFYPKQIKVSWFRDGKEVTSGVSSTGVMEDGDWYYQIHSRLEYTPRSGEKISCVVEHASLKEPLRIDWNPSMSKSDKEKIAIGASALILGLVFGLAGFIYYRSKTPDLFLLDSEKTKIAIKGSGLTLDQVLSLAKFIFSKKKAQGRFLGPS; this is encoded by the exons ATGGCTTCATCTTCTGTCAGCTTCTTGCTTCTCTTCATCACTGTCCACACAGCAG ATGGATTTATGCATTATTATACGGCACGCTGTGTGTTTAACTCCACTGAGCTGAAGGACATGGAGTACATCTACTCTTTCTATTACAACAAACTGGAGTTAATAAGGTTCAGCAGCAGTTTGGGGAAGTTTGTCGGATACACTGAGTTTGGAGTGAAGAATGCAGAAATGTGGAACAAAGATCCAGCAAGGCTGAGCAGGGAGAGAGCTCAGAAGGAGACATACTGTCACCCAAACACTGAGATATGGTACCAAAATGTTCTGTCTAAATCAG TTCCGCCCTACGTAGTCCTGCACTCCACAGCGCCTCCTCCTAAACACCATCCAGCCATGTTGGTCTGCAGCGTCTACGACTTCTACCCCAAACAGATCAAAGTGAGCTGGTTCAGAGACGGAAAGGAGGTCACCTCAGGAGTCTCCTCCACTGGTGTGATGGAGGACGGTGACTGGTACTATCAGATCCACTCTCGCCTGGAGTACACACCCAG GTCTGGAGAGAAGATCTCTTGTGTGGTGGAACATGCCAGCCTAAAAGAACCTCTGCGGATCGACTGGA aTCCGTCCATGTCTAAGTCAGATAAAGAAAAGATTGCCATTGGAGCCTCAGCACTGATTCTGGGTCTGGTCTTTGGTCTGGCTGGATTCATCTACTACAGGAGCAAGACCCCAG atCTGTTTTTGCTTGATTCAGAGAAAACCAAGATCGCCATTAAAGGGTCAGGACTGACTCTGGATCAGGTCTTATCTCTGGCGAAATTCATCTTCTCCAAGAAGAAGGCCCAAG GACGTTTTCTAGGTCCTTCCTGA
- the LOC111575616 gene encoding H-2 class II histocompatibility antigen, E-S beta chain-like isoform X1, with translation MASSSVSFLLLFITVHTAGRTNTLITDQCSLRFNLFLFCPSDGFMHYYTARCVFNSTELKDMEYIYSFYYNKLELIRFSSSLGKFVGYTEFGVKNAEMWNKDPARLSRERAQKETYCHPNTEIWYQNVLSKSVPPYVVLHSTAPPPKHHPAMLVCSVYDFYPKQIKVSWFRDGKEVTSGVSSTGVMEDGDWYYQIHSRLEYTPRSGEKISCVVEHASLKEPLRIDWNPSMSKSDKEKIAIGASALILGLVFGLAGFIYYRSKTPDLFLLDSEKTKIAIKGSGLTLDQVLSLAKFIFSKKKAQGRFLGPS, from the exons ATGGCTTCATCTTCTGTCAGCTTCTTGCTTCTCTTCATCACTGTCCACACAGCAG GTAGGACCAATActctgatcactgatcaatGCTCACTGAGGTTTaatctctttctgttttgtccCTCAGATGGATTTATGCATTATTATACGGCACGCTGTGTGTTTAACTCCACTGAGCTGAAGGACATGGAGTACATCTACTCTTTCTATTACAACAAACTGGAGTTAATAAGGTTCAGCAGCAGTTTGGGGAAGTTTGTCGGATACACTGAGTTTGGAGTGAAGAATGCAGAAATGTGGAACAAAGATCCAGCAAGGCTGAGCAGGGAGAGAGCTCAGAAGGAGACATACTGTCACCCAAACACTGAGATATGGTACCAAAATGTTCTGTCTAAATCAG TTCCGCCCTACGTAGTCCTGCACTCCACAGCGCCTCCTCCTAAACACCATCCAGCCATGTTGGTCTGCAGCGTCTACGACTTCTACCCCAAACAGATCAAAGTGAGCTGGTTCAGAGACGGAAAGGAGGTCACCTCAGGAGTCTCCTCCACTGGTGTGATGGAGGACGGTGACTGGTACTATCAGATCCACTCTCGCCTGGAGTACACACCCAG GTCTGGAGAGAAGATCTCTTGTGTGGTGGAACATGCCAGCCTAAAAGAACCTCTGCGGATCGACTGGA aTCCGTCCATGTCTAAGTCAGATAAAGAAAAGATTGCCATTGGAGCCTCAGCACTGATTCTGGGTCTGGTCTTTGGTCTGGCTGGATTCATCTACTACAGGAGCAAGACCCCAG atCTGTTTTTGCTTGATTCAGAGAAAACCAAGATCGCCATTAAAGGGTCAGGACTGACTCTGGATCAGGTCTTATCTCTGGCGAAATTCATCTTCTCCAAGAAGAAGGCCCAAG GACGTTTTCTAGGTCCTTCCTGA
- the tfr2 gene encoding transferrin receptor protein 2, with the protein MTTHSTQCSSATLCHSLSDDDEMGGAQGVELRLVTSEEDETEAGPISDVTALVLRHRHGYRRAGMLLCACGVIVFTAAFLLAYGVLSGRYHCSQLGDQDEEQQRGGANSLAGGGAGLYLGELRVMMRRLLQDEDIHNTVSRVSRAPHPPGSSEGTALASEILHRFQQLQMDHTWTESLYATLQFPDRTQRSSLRLVDSAGLILEQISLNLSDFCPYSATGTTMGGVVYANYGRQADFNWLKSAGVSVTGCVVVMRVGGGVSFAEKVWLAERNGAGGVLIYPDPADLPQDPRRLGLNTHTAVSEHVHLGSGDPFTPGFPSFNHTQFPPIQSSGLPFIPALPITATIAAKLLSQLSGASCPPSWRGRLPYVRCVVGPELNAGRRVQLSVHNKMMPILLNNIFSSLEGRVEPDQYIILGAQRDSLGPGAVKSGVGTAILLELARTFSVMVKNGFNPRRSLLFVSWDAGEFGNVGATEWLEGYLSMLHLKAVAYFSLDQAIMGDDVLSAYTSPLLVDLLEAAIRQVEHPKHAGQTIYSQAEREGGSWRIVKPLYLNSGAYSFTAFAGVPAMELRFTEERAYPFVNTPLDSASRLQEVLGGRLGVTGRSVGELVGEMVLRLAHDHILPLRITSYAQTVLQFSAQLNRHSAELQSRGLSPQWVFSARGDYSRAAEMLQRAIDYSDLHDPTTARFYNTRIMKVEYYFLSQYVSAVETPFRHVIHGRGNHTLSALTEHLGLLTSDPKRFDERRFRRQLALFTWTLQGAANALNGDVWRVHNAHSH; encoded by the exons ATGACGACTCATTCAACGCAG TGTTCCTCGGCAACTCTCTGCCACTCGCTGTCCGATGATGATGAGATGGGCGGAGCTCAGGGGGTGGAGCTGCGACTTGTGACAtcagaagaagatgaaacaGAGGCGGGGCCTATTAGTGATGTCACAGCGTTGGTGCTGAGGCATCGCCATGGTTACCGTAGAGCTGGCATGCTGCTGTGTGCATGTGGAGTCATCGTGTTCACCGCTG CATTCCTATTGGCCTACGGCGTGCTGAGTGGGCGGTACCACTGCTCCCAGTTGGGGGACCAGGACGAGGAGCAGCAGAGGGGTGGGGCTAATTCACTTGCAGGGGGAGGGGCGGGGCTTTACCTGGGAGAGCTGAGGGTGATGATGAGGAGGCTGCTGCAGGACGAAGACATCCACAACACAGTCAG tcgGGTGAGCAGAGCTCCTCATCCTCCGGGTTCTTCAGAGGGAACCGCTCTGGCCTCGGAGATCCTCCATCGcttccagcagctgcagatggACCACACCTGGACCGAGTCTCTGTACGCCACGTTGCAGTTCCCTGACAG gacTCAGAGGAGCTCTCTGCGGCTCGTGGACTCTGCAGGTCTGATCTTGGAGCAGATTTCTCTGAACCTGTCAGACTTCTGTCCGTACAGCGCCACAGGAACCACCATG gggGGCGTGGTCTATGCCAACTATGGCCGTCAAGCCGACTTCAATTGGCTGAAGAGTGCAGGCGTGTCCGTGACTGGCTGTGTGGTGGTGATGCGTGTTGGGGGCGGGGTCAGTTTTGCTGAGAAGGTCTGGTTAGCTGAGAGGAACGGAGCCGGGGGAGTTTTGATCTACCCCGACCCTGCCGACCTGCCACAGGACCCCCGCCGCCTCGGACTCAACACACACACCGCCGTGTCTGAGCAT GTACACCTGGGGTCAGGTGACCCCTTCACCCCCGGCTTCCCCTCCTTCAATCACACTCAATTCCCGCCTATCCAGTCCTCCGGCTTGCCGTTCATCCCTGCCCTGCCAATCACTGCTACCATTGCTGCCAAGCTACTCAG CCAGCTGTCAGGTGCGTCCTGTCCACCGTCATGGCGAGGTCGGCTGCCGTACGTCCGCTGTGTGGTTGGACCAGAGTTGAACGCTGGACGCAGAGTCCAGCTGTCAGTGCACAACAAGATGATGCCAATTCTGCTGAACAACATCTTCTCATCACTGGAGGGCCGAGTCGAGCCAG ACCAGTACATCATACTGGGAGCTCAGAGGGACTCACTGGGTCCAGGAGCAGTGAAGTCAGGAGTTGGAACGGCGATCCTGCTGGAGTTGGCTCGGACCTTCTCTGTCATGGTGAAGAACG GTTTCAATCCCAGACGCAGTTTGCTCTTTGTCAGCTGGGACGCCGGAGAGTTTGGGAACGTCGGTGCGACTGAATGGCTCGAG GGTTACCTGTCCATGCTCCACCTGAAGGCTGTGGCCTACTTCAGCCTGGACCAGGCCATCATGG GTGACGATGTCCTGTCGGCCTACACCAGTCCTCTGCTGGTCGACCTGCTGGAGGCTGCCATCAGACAG GTGGAACATCCTAAACATGCCGGTCAGACCATCTACAGTCAGGCTGAGAGAGAAGGAGGCAGCTGGAGGAT tGTGAAGCCTCTGTATCTGAACAGTGGAGCCTACAGTTTCACGGCGTTCGCAGGAGTCCCAGCCATGGAGCTCAGATTCACCGAG GAGCGAGCGTATCCGTTCGTCAACACGCCGTTGGACAGCGCGTCCCGCCTGCAGGAGGTGCTGGGGGGTCGTCTGGGGGTGACGGGGCGGAGCGTGGGGGAGCTGGTGGGGGAGATGGTGCTGCGATTGGCCCATGACCACATCCTGCCGCTACGCATCACTTCCTACGCCCAGACGGTGCTGCAGTTCAGCGCTCAGCTCAACAGACACTCTGCTGAGCTGCAG TCCAGAGGTTTGTCCCCTCAGTGGGTCTTCAGCGCCAGAGGAGACTACAGCCGAGCTGCAGAGATGCTGCAGAGAGCCATCGACTACAGCGACCTGCACGACCCGACCACCGCACGCTTCTACAACACCCGCATCATGAAG GTGGAGTACTACTTCTTGTCTCAGTATGTGTCGGCGGTGGAGACACCGTTCCGTCACGTGATCCACGGCCGCGGCAACCACACTCTGAGCGCGCTCACTGAGCACCTGGGCCTGCTGACCTCCGACCCCAAGCGCTTCGACGAGCGACGCTTCAGGAGGCAGCTGGCTCTGTTCACCTGGACGCTGCAGGGCGCTGCCAACGCTCTGAACGGAGACGTGTGGAGAGTACACAACGCACACAGCCACTGA
- the LOC111575621 gene encoding butyrophilin-like protein 9: MKLQFLLSILSACCLLSGLDSEEPKVIGSHDTITAAVGEDVILPCHLEPPFDVHNLTVLWKHNGAAVHTYKSRGDNLDAQDKSFKNRTLFFHGEMVNGNISLKLFNVTEQDKGVYTCVVPRLDSQVRKGNVTLEVVPKGKEEEIEDDPTSGPSTDENNLSTAHIIGITIGVIAIIVIVIVIVVKRKSQISLLFIFTTSQDAFLF, from the exons ATGAAGCTCCAGTTTCTGCTCTCGATCCTCTCCGcctgctgtctgctgtctgGGTTGGACTCAG AAGAGCCTAAGGTCATTGGGTCACATGACACAATTACAGCAGCCGTCGGTGAGGATGTCATCCTGCCGTGTCACCTGGAGCCACCGTTTGATGTCCACAATCTAACAGtgctgtggaaacacaatggaGCTGCTGTCCACACCTACAAGAGCAGGGGGGATAATCTAGACGCGCAGGACAAGAGCTTCAAAAACAGAACACTTTTCTTTCATGGTGAAATGGTCAACGGAAACATTTCTCTCAAACTCTTCAATGTAACTGAACAGGATAAAGGAGTCTACACCTGTGTTGTCCCCAGACTGGACAGTCAGGTCAGGAAGGGGAATGTCACCCTGGAAGTTG tgccaaagggaaaagaggaggaaataGAAGATGATCCCA cTTCAGGGCCGAGTACAGATG AGAATAATCTCTCCACCGCTCATATCATTGGCATCACCATTGGTGTGATTGCCATTATTGTCATTGTCATTGTCATTGTCGTCAAACGTAAGTCCCAGATTTCTCTTCTCTTCATTTTCACTACTTCCCAggatgcatttcttttttag
- the LOC111575617 gene encoding HLA class II histocompatibility antigen, DR alpha chain-like translates to MKMSKLLLILCCVLGVSSDVLHEGGQIGGCSDSNGEMMYTLEGEELWYADFKYGTGVTPQPDFIDPISFPEGTYEEAVADLQICKTNLQVCRQAMKDLPVEQDPPEPPIIYIRDALELKVKNTLICHVTGFYPAPVEVFWTKNGKDVTDGTSINVPSPNKDGSFTQISRLEFIPQLGDIYSCSVEHVALSEPLTAIWDVRTTPPSVGPLVFCGAGLTVGLVGVAAGIFFFIKGHKRS, encoded by the exons aTGAAGATGTCCAAGCTGCTCCTCATCCTCTGTTGTGTCCTCGGGGTCTCTTCTGATG ttctACATGAGGGCGGTCAGATCGGTGGCTGTTCAGACTCTAATGGAGAGATGATGTACACACTGGAGGGTGAAGAACTTTGGTACGCAGACTTCAAGTACGGGACAGGAGTCACGCCTCAGCCAGACTTCATAGATCCCATTAGTTTCCCTGAAGGAACTTACGAAGAAGCTGTAGCTGATCTACAAATCTGCAAAACTAACCTGCAAGTATGTCGCCAGGCGATGAAGGACCTGCCAGTGGAACAGG ATCCTCCTGAGCCCCCGATAATCTACATCAGAGACGCCTTGGAGCTCAAAGTGAAGAACACCCTCATCTGTCATGTGACTGGTTTCTATCCTGCTCCGGTCGAAGTCTTCTGGACCAAGAACGGAAAAGATGTGACCGACGGAACCAGCATCAACGTCCCCTCCCCCAACAAAGATGGTTCCTTCACCCAGATCTCCAGACTGGAGTTCATCCCACAGCTGGGAGACATCTACAGCTGTTCAGTGGAACATGTGGCCCTGAGCGAACCACTGACCGCAATCTGGG ATGTGAGGACGACTCCGCCCAGTGTTGGACCTCTAGTGTTCTGTGGAGCTGGTCTCACAGTCGGTCTGGTCGGTGTGGCAGCTGGAATCTTCTTCTTTATCAAAGGACACAAGCGCAGCTGA